One Pseudomonas sp. FP1742 genomic window carries:
- a CDS encoding NERD domain-containing protein codes for MFLSTITLFIGAPIEEESERVVLRTLLAILEERAVSATVFANLHIGGRQLDFVIGTDQLTLVIEAKGVSYPLRGSYNGDWTALTRTGRWKQYRNAYLQALQAKNELRDAMRAHDASLSGYPNACVLFTPSLPTGSDLPASNHKVSLNDLGEFSALINQSSSLRWSPDRWHHFAEAHGLRRITDVEHAFDTRLLDAEQSLHRYTSAFAATYGPMAARYVSDIYDQDGQAYELGDIEVALLRERANLLIRGPSGCGKTLLSLCLANRVVARGILPVLVDCKSFDGQLATSLDREAALLDLQSAAALIAAARRMSRPIAVFVDGYNECQEASRVQLTRALRAASVRYNTLIVITSQIDIERPDLLQLRHVSVGRPGNELKAKIASINLSSDASLIPLLEAATTGIEADLIGQIGREIPQSSSRFALFDYFVRRKLGDSATDGIRLLCAIAERLVGRMTFSLSIREVDRLLAELGLPASTLRQAHGSGVLNLRGDRVSLCHEMYLNVFATEALVRQAGFDDGAILAALAVPKYGALRTFIIGAIEDESLLATILSRVSDSKLLEACFIGECGSAARLLITDAIAALPARLTEEATRLRFEVTADGWWNVAVDPSSLTAWSDRDFALLTVLTAGMAEGRWIKEVLGAVKSMDATLAAEFRRLHSEAAEKQVNIRSGLFAATYLFGSERVGLTHIASDLHSGFLALHRAGTSTLAASLELAWCEVESPGELYFTLALSRLAYEIRSSFAQYVLPYLQQERWKFLPYHVRLDLLDYAHALREVPDHIRQGYVDVLQVLLPDLHPWLAQTAIEALSGLGALQEEENQHVESARLQVCEILSSESAEASGAAWGFYNAQFDHPFCSAYIEVLEELPAQERLSLLRLACEGAEGDAFFLSSLIDELARLGDRLAIPYIMRWTQLPAQQSKLPQQAIETFVAAFVALGALGNDLPAETLRFGRQPHEDVLLACGVLYHWLQRRDASSVLEENQAALAVKVLQSNPAVAIGVLYTISRSISGFGGRSVELVRAFPDQALGICRAALQSPSIQPGYFDGAFFTDHAEILNFAINVIGRYGSVGDLARLRLLIDDPQSALTALSAIKSIEERRD; via the coding sequence ATGTTTTTAAGCACAATCACACTCTTCATCGGCGCCCCCATAGAGGAAGAATCTGAACGAGTAGTGCTTCGAACTCTCCTGGCAATACTGGAGGAGCGTGCCGTTTCTGCAACGGTGTTTGCAAACCTGCACATAGGTGGTCGCCAACTCGACTTCGTTATAGGTACTGATCAGCTCACATTAGTCATTGAGGCGAAGGGGGTCTCATACCCACTGCGCGGAAGTTACAACGGTGACTGGACCGCATTGACGCGGACTGGTCGGTGGAAGCAATATCGAAACGCCTATCTTCAGGCTCTCCAAGCTAAGAACGAATTACGTGATGCCATGCGAGCACACGATGCCTCGCTGTCTGGGTACCCCAATGCTTGCGTGTTGTTCACCCCCTCGCTGCCCACCGGCTCTGATCTTCCTGCAAGCAATCACAAAGTAAGCCTCAATGATCTTGGCGAATTCTCAGCGCTGATCAATCAGAGCTCCAGCCTCCGGTGGAGTCCTGACCGCTGGCATCATTTTGCTGAAGCACATGGCCTTCGGCGAATAACTGATGTAGAGCACGCGTTCGACACGCGTTTGCTCGACGCGGAACAATCCCTGCATCGTTATACGAGTGCGTTTGCGGCCACCTATGGGCCGATGGCCGCGCGATACGTGTCGGACATCTATGATCAGGACGGACAGGCCTACGAGCTAGGTGACATTGAGGTCGCGCTCTTGCGTGAGCGGGCGAACCTACTAATTCGCGGTCCTTCAGGTTGTGGAAAGACGTTGCTGTCCCTCTGCCTTGCCAACCGCGTTGTTGCTAGAGGTATTCTCCCTGTCTTAGTTGACTGCAAGTCCTTCGACGGCCAGTTGGCTACATCGCTAGACCGCGAAGCCGCACTACTCGACCTACAATCCGCTGCTGCCCTGATTGCAGCTGCTCGGCGTATGTCCCGGCCGATCGCAGTGTTTGTCGATGGCTACAACGAGTGTCAGGAGGCTAGTAGGGTTCAACTCACAAGGGCTCTTCGCGCTGCATCGGTCAGATACAACACGCTGATTGTGATCACATCACAGATCGATATTGAGCGCCCCGATCTACTGCAGCTTCGACATGTCAGCGTCGGGCGACCTGGGAATGAGCTGAAGGCGAAAATTGCGAGTATCAACCTATCCTCAGATGCCTCCCTAATTCCCCTCCTTGAGGCTGCCACCACTGGTATCGAGGCGGACCTCATTGGCCAGATTGGACGCGAGATTCCGCAATCTTCGAGCAGGTTCGCACTCTTCGATTATTTCGTGCGACGTAAGCTAGGTGATTCGGCCACTGATGGCATACGCCTACTTTGCGCAATAGCGGAGCGACTGGTGGGTCGCATGACATTCAGCTTGTCGATCAGAGAGGTGGATCGGCTCCTAGCTGAACTCGGCCTACCGGCCTCGACTCTGCGGCAAGCTCATGGCTCAGGCGTCCTAAACCTGCGGGGTGATCGTGTGAGCCTGTGCCACGAGATGTACCTCAACGTTTTTGCGACCGAGGCTCTAGTTCGCCAGGCAGGCTTTGATGATGGCGCGATCCTAGCCGCCCTTGCAGTACCGAAATACGGTGCCCTACGTACATTTATCATCGGTGCTATTGAAGACGAGTCGCTGCTAGCGACGATCCTCAGCAGGGTATCTGACAGTAAGTTATTGGAAGCATGTTTCATTGGTGAATGTGGCAGTGCGGCGCGTCTTCTCATCACAGATGCGATAGCTGCTCTCCCGGCGCGACTCACTGAGGAGGCAACGCGGCTGAGGTTTGAGGTCACTGCGGATGGTTGGTGGAATGTAGCAGTCGACCCTAGCAGCCTCACAGCTTGGTCAGATCGCGACTTTGCGCTTCTTACAGTGCTTACGGCCGGGATGGCAGAAGGACGCTGGATAAAGGAGGTACTCGGCGCGGTGAAGAGCATGGATGCCACTCTCGCCGCAGAATTCCGGAGGCTGCATTCGGAAGCAGCGGAGAAGCAGGTCAATATTCGCAGTGGCCTGTTCGCGGCCACGTACCTGTTCGGCTCAGAGCGTGTGGGCCTCACCCACATAGCCTCGGACCTCCATAGCGGCTTTCTCGCTTTACACAGAGCTGGCACTTCAACTTTGGCCGCATCACTGGAACTTGCATGGTGCGAGGTCGAGTCACCCGGGGAACTTTACTTCACCTTGGCGCTATCACGTCTGGCATATGAGATTCGGAGTAGCTTCGCACAGTATGTGTTGCCGTATCTCCAGCAAGAGCGTTGGAAATTTCTTCCCTATCATGTCCGCCTCGACCTTCTCGATTACGCGCACGCCCTTCGTGAAGTCCCGGACCATATCCGACAAGGGTACGTCGATGTACTCCAAGTTCTCCTGCCTGATTTGCATCCATGGTTAGCCCAGACAGCCATTGAGGCACTCAGCGGGTTAGGCGCTTTGCAAGAGGAGGAAAATCAGCACGTAGAGAGTGCTCGCCTACAAGTATGCGAAATCCTGTCTTCGGAGTCCGCAGAGGCTTCCGGCGCAGCGTGGGGCTTCTACAATGCTCAATTTGACCATCCCTTCTGCAGCGCCTACATAGAGGTACTTGAGGAGTTGCCAGCCCAAGAACGACTTTCATTACTGCGTCTCGCATGCGAAGGAGCTGAAGGTGACGCTTTCTTTCTTAGCTCCCTTATTGATGAGCTTGCACGGCTGGGGGATCGCCTTGCTATTCCCTACATCATGCGCTGGACTCAGCTGCCAGCGCAGCAGTCGAAGCTACCTCAACAAGCTATTGAAACGTTCGTCGCTGCATTCGTGGCGCTTGGCGCCCTTGGGAATGATCTACCCGCCGAAACCCTTCGATTCGGAAGGCAACCTCATGAGGATGTGCTTCTCGCATGTGGCGTTCTTTACCATTGGCTTCAACGGCGGGACGCTAGCTCTGTGCTGGAGGAGAATCAGGCGGCATTAGCAGTTAAAGTACTTCAGTCAAACCCTGCCGTAGCAATAGGGGTTCTTTACACAATTTCCAGGTCTATCTCCGGTTTCGGGGGGCGCTCGGTAGAATTGGTGCGTGCATTCCCCGATCAAGCACTAGG